Part of the Arthrobacter gengyunqii genome is shown below.
CCCGTGCACCCTCAACGTTGTCCAGGATCCACTTGATCTTGGTGCCCGAGAAGTACGTGGCCAGCGGCAGGCCAACGCGGTCCTTGTACCGGTCCAGGCCGCCGTCATTGGCCAGCTCGTTCACGGTGGGCTGCGTGCGGGTGTCCTGCCAGACAATGGCGTTGTAGACCGGCTTGCCTGTGGTCTTGTCCCAGACCACTGCCGTTTCGCGCTGGTTGGTAATGCCGACGGCGGCAATATCGTGCCGCGTCAGGTTCGCCTTGGACAGTGCGGTACCGACGACTTCGCGGACGTTGGTCCAGATTTCCTCGGGATCGTGTTCCACCCAGCCGGCGCGGGGGAAGATCTGCTCGTGTTCCTTCTGGCCGGTAGAGACAATGTTGCCGTCGTGGTCAAAAACGATCGCACGGCTGCTGGTGGTGCCCTGGTCAATCGCAATGATGTAACTCTGGTCAGGCATGGTTCGCTCCTTTTACAGGGGGACGTACAGGGATGCGGCGGAAACAGACCGCCCGGGGAAAAGCCTTAGACAGCAGGCATCGGAATGCCGTTGAAGACAATGCCGGCCAGCGCCCCGCCAATGATGGGCCCGACAACCGGCACCCATGCGTAAGCCCAGTCGCTCTTGCCCTTGTTGGGAATGGGCAGCAGCGCGTGGACGATGCGCGGGCCGAGGTCACGCGCAGGGTTGATGGCATAGCCGGTGGGGCCGCCCAGGGAAGCGCCAATGGCAAGCACCAGGAGGGCGACGGCCAGCGGGCCCAGTTCATTGGGGGTTCCACCGAAGGACAGAATGACGAACACCAGCACGAACGTGCCGATAACTTCCGTCACGACGTTCCAGCCGTAGGAGCGGATGGTCGGGCCGGTGGAGAACACGCCCAGGATGTTCTCTGCATCGGGTTCGTCGTCGAACTGTTTCTTGTACGCCAGCCAGGCCAGCACGGCACCCAGCATTGCGCCAAGCAGCTGCGCAACCAGATAGACCATCACGGAGGCAAAGCTGGTCTCCACTCCGGGTGCCAGGTCTGAACCGTTGAAAAGCAGACCCATCGTCACTGCCGGGTTCAGATGCGCGCCTGATTGAACCGCCACGAACACACCGGCAAACACGCCAAGTCCCCAGCCGAAGTTCACCAGGAGGAACCCTCCTCCGTTGCCCTTCGTCTTGCGCAGGGCCACGTTCGCGACCACACCACAACCAAGCAGGATCAGCATTGCCGTTCCCGCAAACTCACTGAGGAATACCTCACCGAGAGTCACCATTGACTTCTCCATCCTTTGATTGGAAACCAGCCGATTGCCCGCTGGCCTGTCTCAACTGTGCCATGGCTCCCTCCCCGGGTGGACCCACAGCCGGCAGCAGCGCCGCCGTCGCATTTGCGAAATACTGCTGTTCTGCATTAGTGCGTTCCAGCGTTGCCCCACACACCGTATCTGCCGGATCGGGAGGCGGTGCGCGAAGACAGAACGTTTCCGCGGTCAGACTTACCGGCCAACCGTACTCGGGCTGAATTCACTCGGCAACCATCATCCTCGGTAGAGTCTTGTGCATGGAACCGGCACCCAAACTTACCCTCAACAACGGCGTCCGCATGGATCAGGTGGGCTTCGGCACCTACAAGGTACCCGCTCCTGACGCGGCGGATCTCGTCACTCTGGCCCTCGGCACCGGATACCGCCATGTGGACACGGCGGCGTTGTACGGCAATGAAGAGGGCGTGGGCGAGGCGGTACGAGAGTTTGTCGCAAACGCGAATGTCAACCGTAATGAGATATTTCTCACGTCAAAAGTCTGGAACACGGACCAAGGTTACGACTCCACCCTGCGTGCCTTCGACGCCACCATGGCACGCCTGGGTCTGGACACCCTTGACCTGTACCTCATCCACTGGCCCTGCCCCGAGCGGGGGTTGTTCATTGACACGTACCGGGCTTTGGAGGAGCTGTACCGCTCCGGCCGGGTTCGCGCCATCGGGGTGTCCAACTTCCAGCCGGACCACCTGCAGCAGTTGATGGACGCCACCGACGTGGTCCCTGCCGTCAACCAAGTGGAACTGCACCCCTGGCTGCAGCAGCGTCCGCTGACCAAGCTGCACCAGGAGCTGGGCATCCGCACCGTTGCCTGGAGCCCGCTGGGCCGCGGTGCCGTCCTCGCCGATCCGGTCATCACCTCCATCGCCGCAGACCTGGGAGTCTCGCCCGCCCGCGTGATCCTGCGCTGGCACATGGAACAGGGGAATATCGCCATTCCCAAGGCCAGTTCCGCCGAGCGCATCGCGGAGAATCTGGACGTCTTTTCATTCGAATTGACACCCGAGCAGCAGGCCGCCATCGCCGGTTTGGACCGGAACCAGCGCTCCGGATCCCATCCGGACAAGGTCAACTAATGCGCACAGCACCACGGGACAGGCAGGTGGCAGACATTAGGCTGACGCGCAGCGCGGATGTCCGCACCCTTGCGGTGGACGGCACCCTCCAGCGCTGCTGGGACTTTCCGGCAGTCCCCGGACACCCCTCGGGTTCCCCGATCTTCATGGTCCATGGGTTCCGCGGCGACCATCACGGCCTGCTGCGCGTGGTGGAGGCACTTCCCCAACACCGGATCCTGGTGCCCGATCTGCCGGGCTTCGGATCCGGGCAGCCGCTGCCGGGAACGCACGACGTCGGGGCGTACGCCGGCTTTGTTGCCGCTTCGCTGTCCTCCGAGATACTTGGCCTCGGCCCGGATACGGTTTTGCTGGGCCACTCCTTCGGCTCCATCATCGCGTCCCGGGTGGCCGCGGAACACCCGGAGCTGCTCAGCGAACTGGTCCTGGTCAATCCCATCTGCGAACCGGCATTGGAAGGCCCCAAAGGCATCACCAGCAAAGCCGCCGAACTTTACTATCTGGCCGCTGCCCGCCTGCCCGAGTCGCTGGGCATGGCCCTGCTGCAGCACCCGGCCATTGTCCGGGGCATGAGCATCTTCATGGCCAAGACCCGGGACCCTGCACTGCGGAGCTGGATCCACGGACAGCACTCCGCCTACTTCAGTGCCTTCGCCAACCGCGACGTGGTGCTGGACGCCTTCCGTGCCTCCATCTCCACGACCGTCCGGGACAGCGCCGAACAGCTGGCCATGCCCGTCCTCCTGATCGCCGCGGAGCGCGACGACCTCGGCTCCGTGGCCGGACAGGAGCGGTTGGCCGCGCTCATCCCTGATGCCGAGCTGCACGTCCTTCCCGGCGTTGGCCACCTGGTCCACTACGAAGCGCCGGCCGAAGCAGCACGGCTGATTTCCGATTTCCTGCTCCGGAGACACGCATGACACTGCGCATAGCCGTGGACGCCCGTTTCACCCGCATCGATCACCATGACGGAATCAGCCGCTACGGCGCCTCCCTGATCGAAGCTGTGTCCCGGCACGCTTCTGTACTGATGCTGATTTCCGATGAACGGCAGCTGGCCCTGCTGCCGGACCTGCCCTGGGTGAAAATCAACAGCCCGCTCTCCCCCGCCGAGCTCCTGGTGGCCCTGCGCGTGAACCGGTACAGCCCCGACGTCGTCGTGTCTCCCATGCAGACCATGGGCAGCTGGGGACGACAGTATCCGCTGATCCTGACCCTGCATGACCTGATCTACTATTCGAATCCGACGCCGCCCGGTTTCCTGCCGCTGCCGGTGCGGGCACTGTGGCGCCTGTACCACCTCGCGTACTGGCCGCAGCGGCTGCTGCTGAACCGGGCCGACGTCGTCGCCACCATCAGCGACACCACCCGCGCGCTCATGCAGCAGCACCGGCTCACCCGGCGTCCGGTCCGCATTGTCGGCAACGCTCCCCAGCCCGGTGCCCTTGTCCGGGATCCCGATGAAGCCCCGGACAAGAGCCTGCTCTACATGGGGTCCTTCATGCCCTACAAAAACGTGGAAACCGTGATCCGCGGCATGGAGCACCTGCCCGGCTACACGCTGCACCTGCTGAGCCGGATCACCCCGGAACGGCGCCGTGAGCTCGAAGCACTCGTGCCGCCGGGGACCGACGTCGTGTTCCACAACGGGGTCAGCGACGAGGAATACGAGGACTTGCTGCGCACCTCCACCGCACTGGTGACGCTGTCCCGGGCCGAAGGGTACGGGCTGCCGATGATCGAGGCGATGGCGCTGGGAACGCCCGTGGTGGCCAGCGACATTCCGATCTTCCGTGAAGTTTCGGGCGGGGCAGCCCTGCTGGCGGATCCGGACAGCCCCAAGGAGTTTGCGGATGCAGTGCTCACGCTGGCGGATCCGCAGCGCTGGCGGCAGGTCTCGGAGGCCGGACTGCGGCGCGCCGCGGAGTATTCGTGGGACACCTCTGCCGTGCAGCTGGTGGAAGCAGCACAGGAGGCCGTCCGGCAGCATCAGGCCGGCCGTTCAGGCAGGTAGTCCGCCCGGCGGCTTACCTGCCTGAACCGATCAATTCTCGCAGCCGACCCCATCGCCGTCGCGGTCAAACTTGGACTGCCACCCCGGGTCTCCTGCCCGTATCGGTGCAGCACCGGCAGCCTTCACGGCATCGCAGTTCTCATAGTGGACATCCTCCGGGGCGGCCGGCACCGGATCAGGTGCGGGGGCCGGATCAGGTGCGGGGGCTTCTGCGGGGACCTGCACTGTCGCGGGAGCAGGTTCCGGTGCGACGATGACACCGCCGTCGGCAGGAACCGGCTGGTCTGGGCACGATGAGGTGAGGATCCCGCGGATCGCGTCGGATTCAGCCTGTGTCATCCACAGCCCGTATTTGGCCTTCACTGCAGTCTGAAGGGCCACGTACTCACACCGGAATCCCTTGTTCGGTGGAAGCCACGTTGCAGCGTCACCGTCGCCCTTGGCACCGTTGGCGGGGCCGTCCACGGCGAGAAGATTCAGCGGGTCATTGGCGAATGCTTCACGCTGGTTTTGTGCCATCTGCTGGGCCCCCTTCTGCCAAGCGTCGGAGAGAGCCACCACATGGTCGATCTGGACAGCGTTGGAAGTGCCTTCCCCGCGCACGAAGTTGATCACAGACCCCGTGAACGGATCCAGCAGGGTGCCGGCGGCGACAACACAATTGTTCGTCCCCGGCTTGACGCTCACCGATTCCAGGTCGCGCCGGAGGATATCGTTGCGCTGGTCGCAGCCGTTGCGGTCAATGTCCTTCCACGCGGGCCCAAACAGTTCCCGGTCGTAACCGGTCTTCGGAGCCCGGCCCTTGATCGGGATGGTGTCCAGCTGGGCCAGGGCGGTGCCGGCCGCTGCAGGCGCCGGTGCAGCCGCTTCAGGCTCAGGCTCCGGTTCGGGCACCGCCTCGGTGGTCACCTCGGGAGTCGGCTGGGAGGTGGGCTCGGGTTCAGGTGTTCGGACCGGGGCCGGTGTTGCCGAAGCCGACGGCGATGAAGCAGGTGCCGGATCAGAGGCCGGCGAAGGATCCTCGAGCTCGGCGGTGGGAGCAAGGGTGGCGGCCACGATCAGCGTTACGACCGATGCGGCCACCGCGATGGCTCCGCCACGCCGTCCGGCAGGGATCCGGGCCCAGGACCGCCGGCCGGTGACGAGGACGTACAGACCGGTGAGCAGACCGGAGAAGGCCAGCAGTGCCAGGCCGGTGGTGACGTTGTCGGTCATAGGGCTCCTTTCCAGGGATCACTTCCCCACTAAAAAGGTTAATCCGAGTGCGGCAACCGCCTGAATCACGCGGCTCCGGACAGTCCAAGGCTCATTCACTCGCACGGGTCCCGGGCACAGAAACAGGGAAGGGGCGGAACCCGAAAGTCCCGCCCCTTCCCGCTGGCACCAAGGGTTTGGCTACCGCAGCAGATCAGGCCTGCAGTGTCACGATCATTTTGCCCTTGTTGGCGCCCTTCATCAGGTCGATGAAGGCCCGGGGAGCGTTCTCGAGTCCGTCCACGAAGGTCTCGTCGTAGCTGACCTTGCCGTCCTGAAGCCAACCCGACATCAGTCCGGCAAACTCATCGGCGTACTGGTTGTAGCTTCCGACGATGAAACCGCGCAGCGTCAGTTCCTTGCCGATGGCAAGGGCGAGGTTGCGCGGGCCGGTGGGTGCGTCAGTGGCGTTGTACTGGGAAATGGCGCCGCACATGGCAATCCGGCCGTACTTGTTCAGCACCGCAATGGCTGCTTCGAGGTGCTCGCCGCCCACGTTGTCGAAGTACACGTCGATGCCGTCCGCACCGGCGGCCTTTTTCAGTGACTCCTTGACGGGTCCGTCGTGGTAGTTGAACGCCTCATCGAAGCCCAGGTCCAGCAGGTGCTGCACTTTTTCCGCTGATCCTGCGCTGCCGATGACCTTCTTGGCGCCCATGGCCTTGGCGATCTGGCCCACCAGTGATCCGACGGCGCCGGCGGCACCGGAGACGAAGACGACGTCGCCTTCCTTGAACTCTGCAACCTTGGTCAGCCCTGCATATGCCGTCAGGCCGGTCATGCCCAGCACGCCCAGGTAGGCGGAGGCGGGGGCCGCCTCTGTGTCGATGACGCGGGCGCGCTTGCCGTCCAGGACGGCGTAGTCCCGCCAGCCGAGGCCGTGCAGGACTTTGTCGCCGGGCCGGTGTCCCTCGGAACGGGACTCCACCACCTCACCGATGGCACCGCCGTCGAGCGGGGCGTCGATCTGGAAGGGAGGAACGTAGGATTTTACGTCATTCATGCGCCCGCGCATGTACGGATCCACGGACATGTACAGGTTGCGCACCAGCACCTGTCCCTCCTCCAGCTCGGGTACGTCCGTTTCGGAGAGGCGGAAATTCTCGTCAGTGGGCCAGCCTTCGGGGCGGGAAGCGAGCTGGATTTCGCGGCTGGTCTGGGGGTAGTTCGTCATGGACGTACCTTCCTTTGCTGGGCCCGGGGGCCCGGTGGGAGTAGGGAAATTTCAGTGGTCAGCGTGCCGCTGTTCGGAGGGCCTTGGTCACTTTTGTGAGTGTTTCCTGCAGTGCGCGCAATTCTCCGGACTCCAGTCCGGCAGCTTGGGCCACCTGCTGCGGGAGGTGCCGGGCTTTCTCCTGCAGGGCGCGGCCTTCCTCCGTCAGATGGACTTCGACCCGGCGCTCATCGGCAACCGAACGGAGGCGCTGTACCATCCCGGCGGCTTCGAGCCGCTTGAGCAGGGGCGAGAGCGTGCCCGAATCAAGCTCGAGGGATCGTCCGAGGTCCCGAACGGTCACGCCGTCGTTTTCCCACAGCACCGTCAGCACCAGGTACTGGGGATAGGTCAGGCCAAGTTGCTCCAGCAGCGGCCGGTACACCGCGGTGGCAGCCCGGGACGCCGCGTACAGTGCAAAGCAGACCTGCCGGTGGAGGGAATCACTCATCCGCCCAACGTAGCCCACAATTGAGTTGTGCACAACCAATCTTGGGGATCGGTTTTCACGTTTGCGTTCCGGTTTCCCGCCGGATGCCTGCAGGATGGCCCGGCCCGTTGACTGCATCCGGCTCCGGGGGCAGAGTCGGCCACATGCCGCCTCCAAACCCGACAGATCCGCCTCCAACACCGGCAGGTTCGCCAACAGACGCTCCAGCCATCCACGCGGCCGGACTCCTGGTGCGGCGGGGCGGAACCACCGCATTGGACGGCCTGGACGTCACTGTTCCCCGCGGACAGGTCGTAGGACTTTTAGGTCCCAGCGGCAGCGGCAAAACCACCTTTATGCGGGCTGTCGTGGGTACCCAGCGGATCACAGACGGTTCGGTTGAGGTGCTCGGTTCCCCCGCGGGCAGTCCGGGACTGCGCCGCAAAGTCGGCTACCTGGCGCAGGGAGCCGGCGTCTATGACGATCTGAGCGTCCTGGAAAACCTGCGCTACTTCGCCCGGATCGTGGGAGCCCCTGCCACTGACACGGACCGGGTGATCCGGGAAACCGGTCTGGGCGGGCAGGCCGGACAGCTTGCCGGCAGCCTCAGCGGCGGCCAGCACCGCCGGGTCTCGCTGGCCGTGGCCCTGCTGGGCGCCCCGGAGCTGCTGATACTCGACGAGCCCACGGTGGGACTGGACCCGGTCCTGCGGCGGGATCTGTGGAACCTTTTCGCGACGCTGGCCTCACGCGGCGTGAGCCTCCTGGTGAGCAGCCATGTGATGGACGAGGCCAATCGGTGCGGCCGGATCCTGCTGCTGCATGAGGGGCGTCTGCTGGCCGATCTGACGCCGGCGGAGCTGCTGGAACGCACCGGCGCCCCCGATGCCGACAGCGCTTTCCTTACCTTGCTGGGCGCGGCATGAATCCGCCCCTGGCGCTGGCCACGGCGGCACGGGTACTGACGCAGATCCGGCATGATCCCCGGACCGTGGTCCTGCTGCTGCTGGTGCCGAGCCTGCTGATCGGCCTGTTGGCCTGGATTTTCCAGGACACCGGCGTGTTTGGCGACCTGGGACCGGCACTGCTGGGGCTGTTCCCCTTCATGGTCATGTTTCTGGTTACCAGCATCACGACCCTGCGGGAACGCCGTTCCGGCACGTTGGAGCGCCTGATGACGCTGCCGCTGGGGAAGTTCGATTTCATTGCCGGCTACACGCTCGCTTTCGGGCTGCTGGGCATGGTCCAATCCCTGATTGCCTCGGCCTTCGCCGTCTGGGTCTGCGGGCTCGACGTCGAAGGAAGCCTCTGGCTGCTGGTCACGGTGGCTGTGGCCGATGCGGTGCTCGGTGCCACCCTGGGCCTGTTCGTCAGCGCGTTCGCCGGCACCGAGTTTCAGGTCATCCAATTCATGCCCGCCCTGGTGTTTCCCCAGATCCTGCTGGGCGGCATCTTCATCCCCCGGGACCGGATGCCGGCGGTCCTGGAAGCGGTGTCCGACTGGCTTCCGCTGTCCCACGCCGTGGAGGCGCTGAACCTTGTCGCCGACGGCAGCGGTTCCACGGCCGAGATCCTCCGTGAGATCGGCATCCTGGCTGCCTTCGCGGTTGTCTTTGTTGTCCTGGGCGCCGTCACGCTGCGCCGCCGCACAGCCTGAGGCGTCAGCACGGGGAAGGCACGGGGAAGACACAGCGCCGATTTTTTTACGCGCCTTCCCCCGTCCTAAACTACTGATATTCCGGCAGCAGCTGGTGGCCGGTGTGGGCAAAAAGGCACCGTGAGGGAGTTGATGGGCATGGTGGGGCGGGGCGATCCGCTGGGGGAAACGGAAGCGGGAATGGCGGTGGATCTGTACCGCGAAGATGACCACTACATCCTGCACGCCGACCTTCCGGGGCTGGACCCCGGCTCGCTGACCCTCGATGTGGAAGGACAGCTCCTCACCCTTCGGGGTCACCGTACCCTCGGGGATTTTCCCGGAGCGAAGTGGCTGGTCCGGGACCGCCGCCGCGGCCTGATTGAACGGCACATCCTGCTGGGCGATGACATCAGGGCCTCAGCCATCAGCGCGCATTACACCTGCGGCGTCCTTAATGTCCTGCTGCCGGTCGATCCAGACCGCCGGCGGCGGAAGATCCCCGTCCGGTACGACTCCGGTTAGAGGACGTCGGTGCCGTCCACCCGCACGTACACCGGATCCCCGGTGCGCTTGGCTGACACTGCGGCCTTGGTGGCCCGCAGGGCCGCGGTCACGGAGGGCGCCGCGGCGTAGGAGAAGAACAGCAGCGTGCGGTACCGTCCGCCGGAGCCGCCCAGCTGGCCATCTCGGTGGACCGGGGCCGGTCCCGGCGGGTCCTCCAGCGGCGCCGGCCCCACCAGCCGGGTTTCCGCCGGCAGGTCCAGGCGGGGAACAAAAGCCGTGAGAGCCTCACGGGATCCGGTGAGCTCGGCGTACCGCACGGCGGGAGGCAGGCCCAGCTCCCGGCGCAGCTCCAGCTCGCGTTCAGCGGCTCCGGCCGGATCCCAGCGCAGCAGGTGGCCCACGGTGGTGGTGTCATCGGCGGTGACCACCACCAGGCCCTTGTCTCCCGCAGGACGGACCAGGGCTGCGGCGCTGAACCAGCGGCGCAGCGTCTCCTCCCCCGCCCGCAGCGATTCCCGCGACATCATGGCGTTGCCGTCCAGCAGGATGGCCGCGGCATAGCCGGCGGCCGCCACCGGCTCGGCTCCCGGCGTCGCCACCACCAGTGCGGGAGCGTCGGGCACCTCGGCCCGCACATGGTCTCCGGCCGAAGAAATGACAGTGACGGAGGGAAAGGCCCGGCCCAGTTCTTCGGCGGTGCGACCCGCGCCCGCGGCAGATCCGCGCAGCTGGGTTCCTCCGCAGTTGCCGCAGCTCCAGACCGGTTCGGGCCGCCCGCACCAGCGGCACGACGGAATGCCGTTGCGGCTGGCCAGCCCCAACGGGCCGGAGCAGGCACGGCAGCGTGCCGGCTCCCGGCATTCCTGGCAGGAGAGCGCGGGAGAGAATCCGCTGCGGGCCACCTGCACCAGCACCGGACCGCGGGCCAGGCCCTCCTGCGCGGCCTTCCAGGCCGCGTGGGGAATCCGGGCGCGGGCCGCCAGCGGATCGCGTTCCATGTTGAAGGAGTCCACGGTGCTGACCACGCGCGGGGCCAGGGCTCGAACGGTGCTGCGTTCGGCGGTGATGCTCGCGGCCCAGCCGCTGGCCACGAGCCGCTGTGCTTCGGTGCTGCGCGAATGGGAGGCCAGCAGGAGCGCTGAGTTCTCCTCGGCGGAACGCAGCAGCAGGACATCCCTCACATGCTGGTAGGGGGCCCGCTGTTCGGCGTGGAGATCATCGGCATCATCCCAGAGCACCGCCAGCCCCAGATTGCGCACCGGTGCATAGGCAGCGGAGCGGGTGCCGATGACGACCTGCGCGTCCCCGTGCAGGATTTTCAGGAACGAGCGGTACCGGGGCGTGGCCCCGTCATCCGCAGTCAGCCGCACAAAGGCATCAGTCCCGATGCGGGCGGCCAGCGCTTCGCCAACGCGTGTCAGGTCCTTGGCATCGGGAACAACGACGACGGCGCCGCGTCCGGACAGGACGGTGGAGTGAACGGCGGCGGCGATTTCCTCCGGCCAGGCTCCGGGCCCAAACCCGCCCAGCGAGGAGAGCACAGCGCGCGGACTGTGCCCGGCGGCCAGATGTGTCAGGAACCGCGGGCCGTGCGGATACCGCACCCAGGGGTTGGGACCCAACCCTTCAGGGCCCTCGAGGGTTTCCTCCTCCGGCACGTCCGCTTCCCGGGCCTGCACAGTGAATTCCTTGTCCACCCGTGCCGCCCTCGGCGGGATGGCCACCCGGAGCACGTCATGGACGGTGCCGGAGTAACGGGCCGCCACCGCCTCGGCCAGACGCAGGATCTGCGGCGCCAGGACCGGCTGCGGCGAAACGACTTTGCCCAGCGGAACCAGCCGGGCCGAAGTATCTGCCTCCGCCGTGCGCTCCGTGATGAAGCCGGCCAGTTCCTGGCCGCCGAACCGCACCTTGACCCGGGCACCGGGAACGGCGTCAGCGTCGAGGTCCGCAGGCACCAGATAGTCGAACGGACGGTCCAGATGCGGCAGCGGCGAATCCAGCAGCACCCGCGCTACCGGCAGGGCAGGAGCCGCCGGCTGCGTCCCCAGGCTTCGGGCCGGCGACACGAAGCCGTGCAGCAGGGACAGCTGCCCGTTGTCACTGTCCGGTTCGCGGGACATCGGTCCGCTTAGGCGTTGAAGTAGCTGCGGAGGTCCCCGACCTTGTCCTTGCGCTCCCAGGTGAATTCGTCGTCTTCACGGCCGAAGTGGCCGTTGGCGGCGGTCTTCTGGTAGATCGGGCGCTTCAGGTCCAGGGCGTTGATGATGCCCAGCGGCCGCAGGTCGAAGACTTCCTGGATGGCGTCGGCAATGCGGGCCGGATCCACGGTCTCGGTTCCGAAGGTTTCCACGTAGATTCCCACGGGATGGGCCATGCCGATGGCGTAGGCAACCTGGATCTCCGCACGGCGGGCCAGACCGGCGGCAACAACGTTCTTAGCCACCCAGCGCATGGCGTAGGCCGCTGAGCGGTCCACCTTGGACGGGTCCTTGCCGCTGAAGGCGCCGCCGCCGTGGCGGGCGAATCCGCCGTAGGTGTCCACGATGATTTTCCGGCCGGTCAGGCCGGCGTCGCCCACCGGACCGCCGATGACAAACGTGCCGCCGGGGTTGACGATGTGCTTGACCCGGGAGGTGTCCAGATCAGTGCCGGCCAGCACCGGCTTGATGACGTGGGTGGACAGGTCAGCGCGCAGCTGTTCGAGTTCGACGTCGACGGCGTGCTGGGAGGAGATGACCACCGAGTCCACGGAAACCGGGCGGTCACCGTCGTATCCGATGGTGACCTGGGTCTTGCCGTCCGGGCGGAGGTAGCCCAGGGTTCCGTCCTTGCGGACGGCCGTGAGGCGTTCGGAGAGCCGGTGTGCCAGCCAGATGGGCGTGGGCATGAAGACGGCTGTCTCATCCGAGGCGTACCCGAACATGATGCCCTGGTCGCCGGCACCCTGCGCGTCGAGGGGATCAGCCGTGTTGCCGGAGCGGTTCTCCACTGAGTTGAACACCCGCGAGGCGATTTCGGGTGACTGCTGGCCGATGGAAACGGAGACGCCGCAGCGTGCGCCGTCGAAGCCGTTGGCGGAGGAGTCGTAGCCGATGCCGAGGATGGTGTCGCGGACGAGCTGCGGGATCTCGACGTAGCCC
Proteins encoded:
- a CDS encoding primosomal protein N': MSREPDSDNGQLSLLHGFVSPARSLGTQPAAPALPVARVLLDSPLPHLDRPFDYLVPADLDADAVPGARVKVRFGGQELAGFITERTAEADTSARLVPLGKVVSPQPVLAPQILRLAEAVAARYSGTVHDVLRVAIPPRAARVDKEFTVQAREADVPEEETLEGPEGLGPNPWVRYPHGPRFLTHLAAGHSPRAVLSSLGGFGPGAWPEEIAAAVHSTVLSGRGAVVVVPDAKDLTRVGEALAARIGTDAFVRLTADDGATPRYRSFLKILHGDAQVVIGTRSAAYAPVRNLGLAVLWDDADDLHAEQRAPYQHVRDVLLLRSAEENSALLLASHSRSTEAQRLVASGWAASITAERSTVRALAPRVVSTVDSFNMERDPLAARARIPHAAWKAAQEGLARGPVLVQVARSGFSPALSCQECREPARCRACSGPLGLASRNGIPSCRWCGRPEPVWSCGNCGGTQLRGSAAGAGRTAEELGRAFPSVTVISSAGDHVRAEVPDAPALVVATPGAEPVAAAGYAAAILLDGNAMMSRESLRAGEETLRRWFSAAALVRPAGDKGLVVVTADDTTTVGHLLRWDPAGAAERELELRRELGLPPAVRYAELTGSREALTAFVPRLDLPAETRLVGPAPLEDPPGPAPVHRDGQLGGSGGRYRTLLFFSYAAAPSVTAALRATKAAVSAKRTGDPVYVRVDGTDVL
- the metK gene encoding methionine adenosyltransferase, giving the protein MTFPDTSALSAARDGLRLFTSESVTEGHPDKICDQISDAILDGMLKVDPESRVAVETLVTTGLVHVAGEVTTEGYVEIPQLVRDTILGIGYDSSANGFDGARCGVSVSIGQQSPEIASRVFNSVENRSGNTADPLDAQGAGDQGIMFGYASDETAVFMPTPIWLAHRLSERLTAVRKDGTLGYLRPDGKTQVTIGYDGDRPVSVDSVVISSQHAVDVELEQLRADLSTHVIKPVLAGTDLDTSRVKHIVNPGGTFVIGGPVGDAGLTGRKIIVDTYGGFARHGGGAFSGKDPSKVDRSAAYAMRWVAKNVVAAGLARRAEIQVAYAIGMAHPVGIYVETFGTETVDPARIADAIQEVFDLRPLGIINALDLKRPIYQKTAANGHFGREDDEFTWERKDKVGDLRSYFNA